The Salvelinus namaycush isolate Seneca chromosome 28, SaNama_1.0, whole genome shotgun sequence genome contains a region encoding:
- the LOC120023729 gene encoding stathmin-4-like isoform X1 codes for MTSSGDMEVIELNKRRSGQAFEVILKPPSFDGGPNTLAITPPRREPSLEEIQRKLDAAEERRKCQEAELLKHLAEKREHEREVAQKALEEHNSFIRLAKERLELRMEHNKEKREAHLAAMLERLQEKDKHAVEVRKNREYKEESG; via the exons ATGACATCATCTGG GGATATGGAGGTGATTGAGCTGAACAAGAGAAGGTCCGGCCAGGCCTTCGAGGTCATCCTGAAGCCACCCTCATTCGACGGGGGTCCGAACACCCTCGCCATCACACCCCCACGCAGGGAGCCCTCCCTGGAGGAGATCCAGAGGAAGCTGGATGccgcggaggagaggagaaag TGCCAGGAGGCTGAGTTGCTGAAGCACTTGGCAGAAAAGCGGGAACATGAGCGTGAGGTGGCCCAGAAGGCCCTGGAGGAACACAACAGCTTCATCCGGCTGGCCAAGGAGCGGCTGGAGCTGCGCATGGAGCACAACAAGGAGAAACGGGAGGCACACCTGGCCGCCATGCTGGAACGCCTGCAGGAGAAG GACAAGCACGCTGTGGAGGTGAGGAAAAACAGAGAGTACAAGGAGGAGagcgggtag
- the LOC120023729 gene encoding stathmin-4-like isoform X2 — MRELPLASIFCSCILHEPKEKPTKKEGKRVVDLNLCIIRDMEVIELNKRRSGQAFEVILKPPSFDGGPNTLAITPPRREPSLEEIQRKLDAAEERRKCQEAELLKHLAEKREHEREVAQKALEEHNSFIRLAKERLELRMEHNKEKREAHLAAMLERLQEKDKHAVEVRKNREYKEESG; from the exons ATGCGGGAGCTCCCTCTAGCTTCCATCTTCTGTTCCTGCATCCTACATGAACCCAAAGAAAAGCCCACCAAGAAAGAAGGTAAAC GTGTGGTGGACCTGAACCTGTGCATCATCAGGGATATGGAGGTGATTGAGCTGAACAAGAGAAGGTCCGGCCAGGCCTTCGAGGTCATCCTGAAGCCACCCTCATTCGACGGGGGTCCGAACACCCTCGCCATCACACCCCCACGCAGGGAGCCCTCCCTGGAGGAGATCCAGAGGAAGCTGGATGccgcggaggagaggagaaag TGCCAGGAGGCTGAGTTGCTGAAGCACTTGGCAGAAAAGCGGGAACATGAGCGTGAGGTGGCCCAGAAGGCCCTGGAGGAACACAACAGCTTCATCCGGCTGGCCAAGGAGCGGCTGGAGCTGCGCATGGAGCACAACAAGGAGAAACGGGAGGCACACCTGGCCGCCATGCTGGAACGCCTGCAGGAGAAG GACAAGCACGCTGTGGAGGTGAGGAAAAACAGAGAGTACAAGGAGGAGagcgggtag
- the LOC120023078 gene encoding interleukin-17F-like, protein MLSTLSFQSLTVLCMKGVLVMMMGAEAAPRAHPEKTESHTRTTLQTHKKPTESESTGPVTVILPLHLDPNYLVPFHSIRPIWNHSISPWTYNTTYDDRRFPPIISEVRCSLKGCLNIKGKEDWHLKSKPIFYQILVLRKVMGSGKKCHYRLEPKVISVGCTCVRPTIKQ, encoded by the exons ATGTTATCTACTTTAAGCTTCCAGTCTTTGACG GTGCTGTGTATGAAGGGGGTGTTGGTAATGATGATGGGGGCAGAGGCGGCCCCCCGTGCCCAtccagagaagacagagagccaCACACGAaccacactgcagacacacaaGAAGCCTACAGAGTCAGAGTCTACAGGTCCCGTCACAGTAATTCTCCCCTTGCACCTAGACCCAAATTACTTGGTTCCTTTCCATTCCATCAGACCCATTTGGAACCATTCAATCTCCCCATGGACTTACAA CACTACCTATGACGATAGACGCTTTCCCCCCATCATCTCGGAGGTCAGGTGCTCTCTGAAGGGATGTCTGAACATCAAGGGTAAGGAGGACTGGCACCTGAAGTCCAAACCCATCTTCTACCAGATCCTGGTCCTGAGGAAGGTGATGGGAAGTGGGAAGAAATGCCACTACCGGCTGGAGCCAAAGGTCATCTCGGTGGGCTGCACCTGTGTCAGGCCTACCATCAAACAGTAA
- the LOC120023127 gene encoding interleukin-17A-like, translated as MWKTSEMELKNNALKYLVVCCVSMLLGLTMAKGKVGEKKRCEDTLTIPSDYYKTPSEESEGNGNINTRSLSPWTWKPITVENRIPPTIWEAKCSSMYCVYPTNSSQAAGYRQNSVPIYQQVLVLHISATRKCYIVSFLSVAVGCTCAWARTS; from the exons ATGTGGAAGACATCAGAGATGGAGCTCAAAAACAATGCGTTGAAATACCTG gttgtgtgttgtgtgtctatgCTGCTGGGCCTGACTATGGCCAAAGGGAAGGTGGGGGAGAAGAAGAGGTGTGAGGACACACTGACCATTCCTTCAGACTACTACAAGACTCCTTCAGAGGAATCAGAGGGAAACGGGAACATCAACACACGCTCCCTGTCCCCCTGGACCTGGAA ACCCATTACAGTGGAGAACCGTATTCCTCCGACCATTTGGGAAGCCAAGTGCAGCTCTATGTACTGTGTCTACCCCACCAACAGCAGCCAGGCCGCGGGCTACCGGCAGAACTCTGTACCTATCTACCAGCAGGTCCTGGTGCTCCATATCTCAGCCACTAGGAAGTGCTACATCGTCTCCTTCCTGTCCGTGGCCGTGGGGTGCACCTGTGCCTGGGCAAGAACCTCTTGA